The Episyrphus balteatus chromosome 4, idEpiBalt1.1, whole genome shotgun sequence genome includes a window with the following:
- the LOC129919944 gene encoding uncharacterized protein LOC129919944, whose protein sequence is MDAELPSSELVDGSDVEVNLQSEQSSIIYMNEKGELSLVNPNDPNQLNRVEVTVQNIIPQKDAETNDDDLELANLLMSWELYDQLYKFLKDKKINIEGLKCMKERHIDQIFLEFPDFNTKMIFESKLGIWQNENGVFTVSPRPVNKLTNQHSVESWVNTLSSPSPTSSSSDSDVTVLEILKKTEQGRAILESYRLKNCLTPEDRTNLVHKIVQYFTENKKKMTVKRCEILAEEIVKIFPTENLGSYFVRGFNKIPPKGKLYDRYRGQRRSLKQLYKTDPTSSKKVKLAEVEDNSKEDCDEEPINETEMQRVCDELKQNRDWETVTKQWKQTMPFRRDMISQSSDIDLHTVLQEWPLYKYSRAPELIAMDYNFIKPNNGFDFTKWEQFSKIALELFTARIKCSALKSFLNEFRENIDDLDIDNVNIGYATLLHGVLPPSSQQFNGKLKKFTIEDSKSSFTLEVECAGQVEPMLKIKREECLKSKTKLQPLIIVVGERFHYNNFYVSLDNIMFKLDTYLDCIIFYLKLVYVLNIQYPPQCFSVWVFIQMFFFNIQDGKKIPSVSTLLNDINALIN, encoded by the exons ATGGATGCTGAATTACCAAGTAGTGAACTTGTTGATGGAAGTGACGTCGAAGTGAATCTTCAATCTGAACAAAGTTCAATAATTTATATGAACGAAAAAGGCGAATTATCATTAGTCAATCCCAATGATCCAAACCAATTAAACAGGGTTGAAGTTACAGTTCAAAATATCATTCCTCAAAAAGACGCTGAAACAAACGATGATGACTTAGAATTAGCCAATCTACTCATGTCGTGGGAACTCTATGACCAACTTTACAAATTTCTTAAAG ACAAGAAAATCAACATTGAGGGGTTGAAATGCATGAAGGAAAGACATATCGACCAAATATTCTTGGAATTCCCAGACTTCAACACAAAAATGATCTTCGAGTCTAAATTAGGAATTTGGCAAAACGAAAAT GGAGTTTTTACTGTGAGTCCGAGGCCCGTTAATAAATTGACCAATCAACACTCAGTAGAATCGTGGGTTAACACTTTGAGTAGTCCATCGCCAACAAGTAGTTCATCGGATTCTGAT gtaACTGTACtagaaattttgaagaaaacagaACAGGGCAGAGCAATTTTAGAATCCTATCGCCTCAAAAATTGTTTGACTCCAGAGGATCGAACAAATTTGGTCCACAAAATTGTCCAATattttactgaaaataaaaagaaaatgacGGTTAAGAGGTGTGAAATCTTGGCAGAGGAAATCGTAAAAATTTTTCCTACAGAAAACTTG GGTTCGTACTTTGTTCGAGGGTTTAACAAAATCCCCCCCAAGGGTAAACTGTACGACCGATATAGAGGACAACGAAGATCTCTAAAGCAGCTCTATAAAACTGATCCCACGTCATCAAAGAAAGTTAAACTGGCAGAAGTGGAAGATAATTCCAAAGAGGATTGTGATGAAGAACCAATAAACGAGACCGAGATGCAAAGGGTTTGCGACGAGCTGAAACAAAACCGGGACTGGGAAACAGTTACTAAACAATGGAAACAAACTATGCCATTCAGGAGGGATATGATTTCCCAAAGCTCTGacattgacctccacacagtcCTTCAGGAGTGGCCGCTTTACAAATATTCACGAGCGCCAGAACTG ATTGCCATGgattacaattttataaaaCCGAATAATGGGTTCGACTTCACCAAATGggaacaattttcgaaaatagcCCTAGAATTGTTCACAGCGAGGATCAAGTGCAGCGCTCTTAAATCATTCCTCAATGAATTCAGGGAGAATATTGACGACCTTGACATAG ataACGTCAATATTGGCTATGCAACTCTGTTACATGGAGTGTTGCCTCCATCATCGCAGCAGTTTAATggtaaattgaagaaatttacaATTGAAGATTCAAAATCATCTTTCACTCTGGAAGTGGAATGTGCAGGCCAGGTCGAACctatgctaaaaataaaaagggaggaatgtttaaaatcgaaaacaaaacTTCAGCCCCTAATAATTGTTGTTGGTGAGAGatttcattataataatttttatgtgtccTTGGACAATATTATGTTTAAATTAGATACTTATTTGGactgcattattttttatttaaagctcgtttatgtattaaatattcAATACCCTCCACAGTGTTTTTCGGTATGGgtttttatacaaatgtttttctttaatattcaagacggtaaaaaaataccttctgtttcaactttactaaatgatataaatgcattaattaattaa